In the genome of Arabidopsis thaliana chromosome 4, partial sequence, the window AGCACATCTACTAACATATTTgcaaaactgtttttttaaaCTTGAGCTTTGTGTTTCTATGATGCAGAAACTCCATATCCGGATAACATGGAGATGGTATTCATATACTCTGTCTTTATCAAAGGAGATCACACATACTTCGACATCGAGTCTTGTGGTGGAGTGAATGGTACTGAGCTTTACCCTGATGTCAAATACATGACCGTGAGCGAGTTTCTTGATACTCTTCTCTAGAATTATAAACCAAACAGCAAAGGGATCACTCTCATTTTTCAGAGTTTACCTTTTACACTTCcaaaatttctctgtttttgaggGCTGAATCAATCTATCTCATGTAGCACTATCTTTACCCTATTGATCTGAGTTTCGACCTTAATCGTGTAACACATTACTTCTGCAGTTCTGATGATGGTAAACCTCAACTGTTTACATGGTAACAAGATCATAGGTATTAGGTTCATGCCTTGATGTCTTGAAATATAGTAATTCACCACAAGAAAATCACACACTAAAGATCACAACAagaataaaattgtttttaaggATTTAAGAATTTGATTTACGAGAGGTTATTGAGAATAAACTTCCAATAGAGTTGGAGTCAAATCCAACTAGTTGGAACTTAATTAGAAGCAAGCTTAATCATTTACTTGAACaacagaagaacaaaagtaGATGAAAGATATTTCCGATATTTTACTTAAGGTAGCAAATAGACACAGCGCGAAAGGAAGCAACTATGGCACACAACGGAACACGTCAAATGcgtatttaaaagaaatagttatataaaaagaatgtGATTCTGAGAGCGTAACCAAAATACGAGGTTAAGACTTCAGAGAATCGAGTGATCCTGGTTCTGTATATTCCGACAAGACTAACCTTTATTCCTCTGcctcttctttattctttttttttatttttcaaaaacaaatcaccaGTTTAAGTCtctgttttcgttttcttcaaCCTTCAAACGCAAGATATTTTTGCTTGCAGAAAAAAACCGAACCTCGTCTTCGAATTTCGTTTTGTTCCTCCACTTAATCGGCCACTGACACTGTAATATTTCTCTCTAATCTCCCTTCAGTTTCAAgcattttcttaatctttctATGCACTGAGTTTTTGTGATTACTCTTTGTTGTTTGCCTGGATTCTTATCCGTACAAAAATGCTCtgtaaccaaaacaaaaaaaatgcaagTGAAATTGACAGGGGTTATGTGTAATTCTATGAACCAAGATTCGAACTTGTGTAGAATTTGATGCAGATATGTATACACTAAACGGTATTTCACAAGTTGCATGATGAGATTGGGACCTAACCATGAAAATTTGGCTGAAAACTTGAGAAGTTTGATACACATGGTCATTGAGAATAAATGTCCCAagaacatttgttttgttttcctgaTGAGTGATTggagatatttgatttttgtctcTAATGAAACCAATGCCTTTacttatatatgatatatctttTAGGTACAAATGTCTGAACATTTTATGGGCTTAAGCAAGATTAAGACAGAAAGTTGTGTTCATGGTTATGAATCTGCCTGGTTGAGTCGTTGGACTCCTAGTAACAAAAATGCCAAGGAGATTCACCTACCAGAAGATGGTCACCTATTGAAAGAGTCAACAGGTCCCATGAaactaaaaggaaaaatgttGACTCTATTTCCTAATCTTGATTCACCTGTTCAAAGTGTCGATGTAATACCTGACATGAACAAAGAACCACCTATTGTTGCGGACAGAGAAAACTCGATagatggggaagaagaagaagcaagcaGTCAAGCTACTCAAAGTAAGAATGTGGAACACTttctcaacaacaacaccaactTGCTCAGAGAGTGCAAGCGTATATGGTCGGACTCTGAAACCAACAGTAGATCACAAGTCAAACGTCTGAAGACAAACGCAGCAGATAACAGGGGAAATGAAACCAAGAACATGATGGTTTTCGAAGAAGGACCATCAGGGAAGAAGGTGAACCACTTCTTCCACAGTATATTCGGAATGACCAATCTCGGATCAAGAAGATATCAAAAATTCTCCACATCACAAAACAAGAATCTGAATATGGGAGAAGCAGAAGACGTTAACCCATGGATTCAGAGATGGTGTAAGAGAAAAGCTGCAGACGTTCATGAACCAAGAGGAGGGCAAGAAGTTAACTCAAATGGCACTGTGCTAGAGAAGCAGCAGTTTCCAAGTATTGCAGCAATGGCAATGATGAGGAAGGCTCTGAGCGGTATAAACCCTACCGGTTGTAGAAAGACCAACTCCCTCTTCGTTTGGAATGCTGAGGATTTAAGTTGAACAAATTCTGTCATGCCAATCTTGCTGGTGTCAGAACACAACTCAAAACTAGAATCTACCTACTTCAAATAAACTTAGAATTGTACCTGCAAAAGCTATGAGTATCAACTCTCATTACTGCTGGAATTATTTTTACTGTGTGACATATAAGTAAACTTCAGAGAGCTTTGTTTCCAAACAATGTTTTGAATGCGCAAAATCCATCTTTTTCATCTCCAAATTCTCATTGGGTTAAGTAGTATAGACCAATGTTTGCAAGTAAAGGTGCATTCTAGAAAGATAATGGTTCATAAAGACATTGAGTAAAATACAAGGAAACAACTAAAACATTCGAAGGAAGTTAGCCGTGGGTTGCCCTAGTGTAGATCTGCTGGCTTGAGTGAGCAGAGACCATCCTGATTGTTCCCTTAGCCATCAATTCTCTGATCGCCCTTCTAGCAAGCGATCCATTGATCTATACCAACACACAAGCGCATGTCAAAACTAGTAGAAATCTGGAAGTCATGTGTGGTCAGAGTTTTGCACTAAAGAGATATTTCTTACAGAAACAAGATATCAGTAAGAAAAGTCTGTCCACACGAAATGCAGTAATCAATCAGGGGAATTTACTAACTAGTCAAGCATCACTAAAAACACTCTTTTCACTACAAACGAGTCGAATCATACGCGATACAATCACTAATCGCAAAGAAGCAAATATCTAAGATCTTAATCCAAAGCTATCAAGTAAAGACCATTCGATGTTATCTATCAAGAAGTACTAACACACATTCTAAACTAATGTGTCAGCAATGCATATTCTATCAGACAAAAGTTTGCAACTTtcagaaatcaaagaaagtgTTGTACCCTCAAACGGTCAGAGAGGATAGAAGGAGTGATAAGTTTGAACTTGGGAGCCTCAGAGAGAAGCTTGTCGTAAGTTGCTTGGTCAAACAAAACCATGTTGTTCACTTTCTCCTTTTGCTTTCCTTTGCTCCACTTCTGTTACATTCCaaacaaataacaatcaaatttAGTGTAGAAAAACAGGGGAAAATGGATCATAGCAATCAATTAATCTGATTTCATGGATCAAAATAGGACATTGCAAGAcaaaagatgagatttttagaagaaaaaagtgacctttttcttttgcttgccGCCACCGGATTTGGCGGGTTTAGAGGACGGAGGAGGAACTTTGTCTTTCTTGGGTGCCTAGAATCAGACATAGAAGACATTGTAAGTAAGATTATCAGgcaaagaaggagagagaatTGGATAGtggagagagtgagagagcgCAGATACCATTGAATCTTCTGGAGTCTGGACAAGAGAGGAGCGGCGCTACGATGAAGTACTGGAACAATGAATTGAAACCCTAGACGATGGTGATTGTTCTTTCTCTCACGGCGAAATACTTtactttattactttttttgaTGACGggaatttattttaattattaataaatagtTTAATAACGTCTCaaattatatacttttgtTCTGTTCAGATTAGGCCTAGTTTGGATCGAACAATAATAATGTTGAACTGGGCTTGTTACTTGGGTTAGTTACACAAGAAGAGATAGAACTCAAGCAGATAGTCACAGTCCCAAGTCCCCAACCAATCAAATCCCTTAGAAGAAGACATATCAAACTTAGAAATCCTTCATGACAATGGATCGAGTAAGTCAACAATGAATTAAGCGACTAATATGTAAATATGATGTGTATCACTAGACTAGAGCGGTAGAGCCATATATTCcagaatcaaatcaaagctACTTGCTCAAGGACCATATGTATATGACCTTTTTCTTTCCGAGGGGTCCATACGTATATTAATTTCAcctttttacatttaaaattgTGTTCAAGAAAAGTTTCATAAGCGCCAGAATTCTGAATAAAGGAGAGAAAATTTTGGATGATACAAAGTCTACGAAACAAATGGATAATCTAAAGAAATGGGAGAGTTTTATCAACTTAGCCAGCCACcacataatttgaaaatttcttttatagaTCAATCATGTCCATAACGGAAAGTTTAATAGGTGACTCAAAAACTATCAAAAAGAGAAGTTAATTGCATTCTATTTACAAGATGGGGTCTTTCATATTTCGGAAAAGCAAAGTTAAAGTCCATAAATTATTAAAGAGagacaccaaaaaaaaggacaGAAAAGTGTATAATGTTGAGCTTGTCTTAGTGAAGAAGGAAATCAGTCTCATTAAGTGTTCCACATTTACAAATGGGCTTTCTGCTAGAAGATAATCTTATAAATCTATTGGCAATATATATCTGTATAATTTGTGGAATGTACATTCTAATGTTTTTTCATAGTTTTAAAACATGTATCTCAGATTCTCATAAACAAGTTATAGGCTTCAAATAGACAGGATTTTTACTTTAGTTTTGGGTTTGAGAGTTTAGGAGTTAGAAATTTATTAGATCATCaaattaacttaaaattttcaaactaaaGACTGAAAAAAAGAGCTTCTTACATCCAAATCCCATCCATAATGGCCTTTCAGATTTTTTGGGGGGTTAATTTAATTGTGGCCTTTCAGTTTgcgctttctttttttttaatttccctTTCCAAAAGAGTATCAAAATgggataaaaagaaaataaggtTATGACtgttaatttccttttcttatcgACCAAAACTTTCTGTCGACAACGCCTGTTCATATCTATGTCGTTTTTACAGTTGCATGTGTACGTTGTTAGACATAGAGATCTTGTTAGATCATGTGTACGTAATTTGACGACGTATGTATTCATCGTAAGTGATCATGGGATATATAGTAGGACTCTTGTCACTCTTGaattaagaaacatattttttttgtgccAAAGAACTCTTTACATGCATATACCTTTAATTAGTTATTTAGTTTGTTAAAGATCCTACACTTGCCAGTTTCCATTTGTATTCTCCACTTTCATAGAAGGCTTTTTTAAGTAACTGCTTCTTCTTGTATTGTTTTGCACGCATCTATAAAGTGTAAACGCCAACGTTTTGATTAcatatatgttattttatttcatctttggattaaacaaaacacactttcttgaaacaaaaatattagtcTAAATTGAGCACGTAAAAATTGTACAATGATAATTAACCTAAACACGACAAAGACTATTACAAATCTTCCGATAAATTTATGCAATTAATCTTTCACATTAATTTAGTTTCATAACAGCGTCTTTAGATTTATCTAGAAGATGCACGTATATGTAGAAGTGAAGATCGAAtaaatgatgaaaacaaatcagggaatatgaagaagatgtgATTGGTCATGAGTTACCTCATGGGCGATGAAGGAATAGCTAGGACAGCTTTTGGGAGCATTGAGAATAATTTTGTGgataaagtaaaaacaaaagaaagcaaatgcTGTTCACAATTATTTAgatgtttttttccaaaataaaaagtcttGGGAGAATTGAATTTTCTACATTTTATTGcaataaaattgatttaatttaaaataaactttttattattatcatgaatatttttcatagTCTATATATAATAAGCGTAAGCAACTCAATCCAACACCTACAAGACAAAcccaagaaaaaacacacaaaaagataTAACAAAACGGAGCAAATACATATTCCccaatcctctgtttttcttaatgaaaCATACAAACTGGTCCTTGTTCACCATGActattgttcttcttcctttgtttaATCTCCTGATGACAAAACTCTCTGCTACTCACTTTGTTTCCGTAAATATCACTTCTTTCGAGTGACCTAAATCACTTCCACGATCTCTTAAAAAAGCTccttttcttgcttttttctgtgtttttctttttgcaagaATTCATCTTGATGGATCCAATTAAGTTTCAACActtgaagatggagaaatcCAGAGGAATCTTGAATTTCCAAGCAATAAGATCGTTCACGAGCTTGTTCAGACTGTtcgagcttcttcttcttgtaatcTTGATCTCCAAACTCTCTTTCCCTTCTGTAAAAATCTCTGGGGACATTTTCAAGGAAGCAGCAGTGTTTCTCGTTAGCCCGAGATTCGTTTTCTTCATCGGAAACGCAATTGTAATTACTCTTCTTGCGAAATCCGGACGATACAGCTCGAGTCACGAGCCTTCAAAGACAGCAACAGAAGCTGCAAGCAACGATCTTTACCAAGAATTTCTTCACAagagtgagaagaagaaacccgTAGTTTACGCTACGAAAACAGAACAACTAAAGAAGCCGAGTGGAGGGAAGAGGGTTAGTTTCGGGAGAAGCCAATCGCACAAAGCGTTTGAGGCGGTTAAGCCGCTGGAGAGTACCAATGGTGAGAAAAACATGAAGAGGTATGTGTCGGAGAAGCATATGAGGGTTTGTGACTCCGACAAGAAAGTAGTGGTGAGAGTTAAGAAACCAGAAGATGGAATGAGCAACGAGCAATTTAGGACAAAGATTGAAGCTTTCATCGCTAGACAAAAGAGAATTCAAAAGGATGAAGAACACTTGATAATCTAGCTAGATCCTCTTTGCTagtgaatgtttttttttttttttttttccttctggTTATAAACTTGAATCCTCTGTTACGTAATCTTGTAACTTTGCCTTAGAAattctctttatcttttactCTTGTAAACCTTCAAGGTTGCTTAAGTAAATACAACAAATGGtaattaaaaacaagatttgTAAAATAGCTACAGAACCATAAATGATTTAATCTCttattataaatacaaatgaaGAAGTTAATGAGACTAGTTATTCAAATGTTACGAACTCTCCAAATTAACAATTCGGCCATTGACATAGTAAGAATCCAGAGACGTGGACGTCAAAGCATTCCAACTAAAGTTTCTAATTCTATCATGCTGAATGTTGTTTGTATCGTTTGGATTCATGGATGAACCTAGATATTTATTATCTAGTTGGGGTAAAACTGAGTCCATCTGATTGATGTAACATTCTAATTTGTGTAATGTGGTGGTACATACGAGAATAAAGATAATTTATCCACTATCTATTAAAGATGTGTGAACTACTGAATAAGCGATTTTCAATATCATGGGATTGATgataaaacatagataaagTTCTCGTGgtaatttagaaaacaattaattaaactTCTGATTTTTCCAAAGTAGAACTCAACATTTTGACGATAGTTAAATCTTCATACCAAAATAGGTTTGAGGACATACAAATGCATGGTGACGGTCGGATCACACACCTCGAATTTAGGTTTGATATTAAATCAGACGTGGTTAGTTACACTAAAGCATCGAATATTTGATATACCCACACTAGCTAATGCCTAATCTGGAGAGAACTAATAGAAAGTTAATAGGTAAGAATATAAATGGTGTTTCCAAATGCTGGATAGCATTAGGGTTATGGATAAAAGGGAATAGAATTAATAACAGAGGAGAGAATTGTTGGTACTGTATATGTCGTCACGTTATCGATCTTGGTCTCACTTTTATTGGGAATATATTTCAATCCCATTGCAAGTAGTGTAGAAATACCCATAACgtatttatttactttcaaAAATGTGCTATTGATAAGCCAACACAAGAGTATTGattctttgatattttaacTAACTAGAAATAATTAGGTAGCGGACATATGCTCGAAATTTATGCTAAAACCTGAATTACGTAACACTATATTTCAAGCATGTCCGATAAGAACACtggtaaaagaaaatgtcaaaaacattatgaaatcttgattcatatatatgtttatgtttaataatacataattaaCGGATTAATTTTACCTAATATATTTGGAGAACGGAGTGTGGTGAAATTATCTTACGTGTAGGAACCAAATATCTGGAAAGGTGAAGAGGCAAGATACGCTTGCATGAGAAAAGATTGATGCCAATCTACGAAGGATACACGTGAGATAGCCATTATAAACCTGTAAGGAACATAtcgtttattataaaatactTACACTTCATTGTTTACTGTATTTTTTATACGTTCTCCTTACATGTGAGTAGTTATTTATTAATTGGgaggaaaaaagaagttatattGTTTACCAGACAAATTTgttatgaatattttaattgttatactCCCTTTTTTGTGGATAACATGTATTATACAAAGGTTAAACTCTAGCGATGACACAACGATGATACTAACACAAAGTATATGTCATACATATTTCCTAGTTAAACATGCTGATTTAAATACATACCATTTGAGTTTAGAgtatttaatataaatgtttatatGGACCAAAACATTTCAGATGGAACTTGCATTATATAGTGATCGCCAATAtaaattggaaaacaaaaatgacgAAAAGTATCTAATCAATATACAACATGAAGAGATTGAGGAGGCAGGTTGAATGAATTTATGCCATAACGTGTAGTCCATTTTAGGGTCATCAGCATCCCATTCATTTGCTCATGTTACTTAGACAAAACATCACTTAGAATCTCTCCTTTAGCATAATATATCTATTGTTAACCGAATCAAGTAGAATTGTCTAGATATTTTGGTAAAGGAAATAAATACCCTTAGGATTCTTGGATGTAGACTatctaaactaaacaaaagtATCGTCACGTCGGCCGTGTCGTACATTTAGCTTATGAATAGCTTTTGTTAAGCTATATGAGTTCAATTTTATTATCAGgttaaataacatattttcataatcataataaGATCAACAATATAAGTTTGTCTACTCTGAATTATTGTCCAACAATGTCTCACTCCATTTTCAGACCTCTTAAACCGTATCTATCATAGTCTACTTCATACAAGAAAAGATACataaatcaaatttcttttcaaataaattaaaattttatcctatgaaaaaatattcagTTGTTcatgagatattttttttcttcacttgaATTCCAAACTTAACTTTGTTCATgataaaattttcttattccAAACGATTTGATTCTCCACTTGGTAAAAGGAAAACTAGAATCATCCACATTCAATTAACTATGAAGTTCTGACtgaataacaaaagaaattgattagGGGCTAAACAGCCATTTTCATATCTATTTTCTTGTGAGGATCATAGCCAATGAGCTCAAAGTCATCCGCAACAAAAGAATCtatatctttcttctctggATTTATCTTCAAAACCTGTAAATATCCCAAAGATAAATAAGCATATAGTTGCAAAGAATTATTGGTAGATTATGCATTCATCAAACTCAAACAAGATTGAAGAATCAGCAAATCATGTGTTTGTTTATACTCACAGGAAAAGGTTTTGGTGGGTTCTCAAGTTGCTCTTGCAGAGGCCTGACATGGTTTTTGTAAACATGAGCATCTCCAATCACATGGATAAAATCACCAGGAACAAGATCTGCATAATGTCAACAAACTATCAGACGATGACTGATATTTGAAATCACAAATTTGCTCCTTTTATAGTGGGAATTAGAACTTTACCGCAGACGTGAGCAAGAATGCATGTAAGAAGGGAGTATGAGGCAATGTTAAACGGTACGCCGAGACCCATATCGGCTGAACGCTGATACATTTGACATGAAAGTTCTCCATTTGCAACATAAAACTGTGCAAACATGTGGCATGGAGGAAGTGCCATCAGCTTAAGATCAGAAGGATTCCAAGCTGACATTATAATCCGTCGATCATCAGGATTGTTCTTGATCTTGTTAATTACATCTAAGAGCTGATCAAATCCTTGGCCAGTATAATCAGCATGCATATCTGTGTACCTGTAGAGAGAGATGAACAAAATGTCTCGACACAGAAATCTGTTTTGCCAAAACTCAGAAAGTGTCaagagataagagagaagCTACTGACTTAGCACCAAAGTGTCTCCACTGAAATCCATAAACGGGTCCAAGGTCACCTTCCTCTCTCTCAGTCAGTCCAATActgaaattaaaaactttcaatttATCAGTGTAATGGCCACAAAGCTTCAagttgtgaaagaaaaatgctGAATTAAAGTTTACCCATCAAGATATGCTCTCGACGCATTCCCATCCCATATACGGATACCCTTTTCTTGAAGTACCTGCCACTTACACAAACTtctcagaaagaaaaaaaaaatctagttcaTCTACATATGCTCCACATCTTGATCAATCACGGTGCTTAAGGcatgaaaatgatgataaatgatCTGTTTTCTTACCTTTGCATTGGTTGAACCGCTTATGAACCATAGAAGTTCCTCAACAACACCTCTCCAGAAAACTCTCTTTCAAGTGAAATGCAAACAGATCTTGTTAGTCCGGATATGCAGGGAAGACGAAGCAAACTCTCTTTGGGcttaaaacatgaaaagtCAATGTAAAAGTGAACATACCTTTGTCGTCAGAAGTGGAAAATTCCTGCGTAAATTGAATTTCATCTGTGGATCCAAAGATATGGAAATTTGTTAACTTTTGATAAGCAAACCAGAACAAGACATTCAGATACATATTATGAAGTAGTAACTCACCTGACAACCAAATTTAGATAATGTACCAGTCCCTGTCCTATCGTCTTTTAAGTTTCCATTTGAGATTATCTCTTTGACCAGATTTAAGTAGAGATATTCCTCATGCCGGTCAAAAATCATTTTAggaagaacagaagaaaactTCTTCCAATCAACTTGAAGAACCTTTGACCCATCACTCTCATCAGAGGCTTCACCGGCAGAAGAACTCTTTACACGAACATGAGTCGTGAAGGAAAATCGAAGACCATTTTCACATATTGGAAACGACGAACACCAAGGCTGATATGCAGAAGTGTCAACCGTGGGAATAAATGTATCACAGTCGATACTTGTATCAATCTCAGTTATGTGGATGGCTTCACAGCTCGGTTTATTCAAAGCTTCCCTACAATACAACAAACATAACACGATCAAAGAGAATTAAAATCACGAAAAAAGGGAGAGTCTTGACTATAGAACACACACCTCAATATGTCGCCACCTCCTATTACAAACACTTTCTCAATGGACAGACTAAACGGAGGTGCAGCTAATAAGTCTAGAGCAGAATCTATGCTACTGCAAGTTACAACATTTTCAGTGTTGGCTATATCGAAACCGCTAGAACGAGACAAGACAACATTCAGGCGACCAGAGAGTGGCCTATACTTTTTGGGAATAGACTCCCACGTTTTCCTACCCATAACAACAGCGTTCTTCTTAGCAGAATCCGAAGTGGACAAAGTTAAATCCTTGAAGAACTTGAGATCGGTAGGCAAATTCCATGGAAGTTTTCCGTCTTTACCAATACCCATTTCCTTGGTTGCAGCTACCACAACTTGGTAAGTACTCTGAGGCTTTGAAGTCATGATCACATTTCCATTGAGAGTGTTTGCCATGGTTGAAATTGAAACCTTGAAAATGTTTGTCAATGAGGATGGCTTAGGAGAAAATTTACAGAACCACCTTTGAGACAAAGGCAGCAATGCCTGAAGATTGAACACAAATAAAAGTTGAGAAGATCACTAAGCAATGCAATTGCAATCACAAGATTACTTATTTCAGGACACTTCATTCAACATAGAACCAAGTACATTTTTCACTTCTAATAAACACCTAACAGGACTAATTGCAAACatacgataaattaataacacaCTCACAAATAAGCACTTATTTAACTGTAACTCCACCAGAAAAGGTAGACATAGGGcaatagaacaaaaaacacGTAAAATGCAAACATAGTCAAGTTCACCACTTACCGATTTAAACGCTAAAGGTAGAGTCTTTGCGGAGTTTTGCAAAcacctaaaaagaaaaaccaaaacttcaGACGAGAATTACAGAATTTCAAAGACAAAACGCTCAAGACCAAACTCATATCAAAGTGTGAAATAAGGGGATAAGTCCTCAAAACAATGACAGAGATTCTTATGTTCTTCATGCATTTATCCATATAAGATATAATAAGCCAAGCTTTCTATTTCTGAATCTAAATACTTTATCAATTACTAAAACAACAACTCCATAACTAACCTCATTGGAGTTCACCAAATTCAATCCCCATTCAGAGTGAATCTACGCATTCATGATTGCAAACAGAGGCAAAATCGACAGAAACAAATTCAGCattcatattgtttttttacaaaaaaaaaactgagattccaaaaccctaaccttGAGACGAAATCAAACGTAGCGTCTTGGCCGCTCGGGGCTTCGGAGAGGGTATAAACGGCGGGAGACGACGGCGACTGAGTCACACTGAGTCGtttaaatgaagaagaagaagaagaaaaatcagcATCGACCCATTATTATATTGGGCCTCAACTGGACCGAAAATAGGCCCTTTTAGAAA includes:
- the THY-2 gene encoding thymidylate synthase 2, translated to MRCLQNSAKTLPLAFKSALLPLSQRWFCKFSPKPSSLTNIFKVSISTMANTLNGNVIMTSKPQSTYQVVVAATKEMGIGKDGKLPWNLPTDLKFFKDLTLSTSDSAKKNAVVMGRKTWESIPKKYRPLSGRLNVVLSRSSGFDIANTENVVTCSSIDSALDLLAAPPFSLSIEKVFVIGGGDILREALNKPSCEAIHITEIDTSIDCDTFIPTVDTSAYQPWCSSFPICENGLRFSFTTHVRVKSSSAGEASDESDGSKVLQVDWKKFSSVLPKMIFDRHEEYLYLNLVKEIISNGNLKDDRTGTGTLSKFGCQMKFNLRRNFPLLTTKRVFWRGVVEELLWFISGSTNAKVLQEKGIRIWDGNASRAYLDGIGLTEREEGDLGPVYGFQWRHFGAKSVASLLSLDTF
- the THY-2 gene encoding thymidylate synthase 2 — translated: MRCLQNSAKTLPLAFKSVSISTMANTLNGNVIMTSKPQSTYQVVVAATKEMGIGKDGKLPWNLPTDLKFFKDLTLSTSDSAKKNAVVMGRKTWESIPKKYRPLSGRLNVVLSRSSGFDIANTENVVTCSSIDSALDLLAAPPFSLSIEKVFVIGGGDILREALNKPSCEAIHITEIDTSIDCDTFIPTVDTSAYQPWCSSFPICENGLRFSFTTHVRVKSSSAGEASDESDGSKVLQVDWKKFSSVLPKMIFDRHEEYLYLNLVKEIISNGNLKDDRTGTGTLSKFGCQMKFNLRRNFPLLTTKRVFWRGVVEELLWFISGSTNAKVLQEKGIRIWDGNASRAYLDGIGLTEREEGDLGPVYGFQWRHFGAKYTDMHADYTGQGFDQLLDVINKIKNNPDDRRIIMSAWNPSDLKLMALPPCHMFAQFYVANGELSCQMYQRSADMGLGVPFNIASYSLLTCILAHVCDLVPGDFIHVIGDAHVYKNHVRPLQEQLENPPKPFPVLKINPEKKDIDSFVADDFELIGYDPHKKIDMKMAV
- the THY-2 gene encoding thymidylate synthase 2, whose amino-acid sequence is MANTLNGNVIMTSKPQSTYQVVVAATKEMGIGKDGKLPWNLPTDLKFFKDLTLSTSDSAKKNAVVMGRKTWESIPKKYRPLSGRLNVVLSRSSGFDIANTENVVTCSSIDSALDLLAAPPFSLSIEKVFVIGGGDILREALNKPSCEAIHITEIDTSIDCDTFIPTVDTSAYQPWCSSFPICENGLRFSFTTHVRVKSSSAGEASDESDGSKVLQVDWKKFSSVLPKMIFDRHEEYLYLNLVKEIISNGNLKDDRTGTGTLSKFGCQMKFNLRRNFPLLTTKRVFWRGVVEELLWFISGSTNAKVLQEKGIRIWDGNASRAYLDGIGLTEREEGDLGPVYGFQWRHFGAKYTDMHADYTGQGFDQLLDVINKIKNNPDDRRIIMSAWNPSDLKLMALPPCHMFAQFYVANGELSCQMYQRSADMGLGVPFNIASYSLLTCILAHVCDLVPGDFIHVIGDAHVYKNHVRPLQEQLENPPKPFPVLKINPEKKDIDSFVADDFELIGYDPHKKIDMKMAV
- the THY-2 gene encoding thymidylate synthase 2 (thymidylate synthase 2 (THY-2); CONTAINS InterPro DOMAIN/s: Thymidylate synthase, active site (InterPro:IPR020940), Dihydrofolate reductase domain (InterPro:IPR001796), Dihydrofolate reductase conserved site (InterPro:IPR017925), Bifunctional dihydrofolate reductase/thymidylate synthase (InterPro:IPR012262), Thymidylate synthase (InterPro:IPR000398); BEST Arabidopsis thaliana protein match is: thymidylate synthase 1 (TAIR:AT2G16370.1); Has 13567 Blast hits to 13544 proteins in 2627 species: Archae - 73; Bacteria - 8801; Metazoa - 517; Fungi - 428; Plants - 92; Viruses - 256; Other Eukaryotes - 3400 (source: NCBI BLink).): MRCLQNSAKTLPLAFKSALLPLSQRWFCKFSPKPSSLTNIFKVSISTMANTLNGNVIMTSKPQSTYQVVVAATKEMGIGKDGKLPWNLPTDLKFFKDLTLSTSDSAKKNAVVMGRKTWESIPKKYRPLSGRLNVVLSRSSGFDIANTENVVTCSSIDSALDLLAAPPFSLSIEKVFVIGGGDILREALNKPSCEAIHITEIDTSIDCDTFIPTVDTSAYQPWCSSFPICENGLRFSFTTHVRVKSSSAGEASDESDGSKVLQVDWKKFSSVLPKMIFDRHEEYLYLNLVKEIISNGNLKDDRTGTGTLSKFGCQMKFNLRRNFPLLTTKRVFWRGVVEELLWFISGSTNAKVLQEKGIRIWDGNASRAYLDGIGLTEREEGDLGPVYGFQWRHFGAKYTDMHADYTGQGFDQLLDVINKIKNNPDDRRIIMSAWNPSDLKLMALPPCHMFAQFYVANGELSCQMYQRSADMGLGVPFNIASYSLLTCILAHVCDLVPGDFIHVIGDAHVYKNHVRPLQEQLENPPKPFPVLKINPEKKDIDSFVADDFELIGYDPHKKIDMKMAV